The genome window GGAAATGCAAGTAACCGAATATCGATCACGGGCGATAGAGGCATTAGAGTTCACAGATCACAAACTCAAATTGTAGCATAACAGCAAGAAACACCTTGCACTTGACATGTTACATCATGCAATGTCGATCACCAAACGTATAGATACTAATGTAGCCAAGAATTTTAGTTACAAACTAGAGCATATCCAGCACAGGTTAGCAACAAGAGAACAGGATGAAGTTACGAAATGACGGGACAATACTCATTCTAACGCACGATGTGTTAAACATCGTATGTTACGCCATCTAGTTATGATATTACATCCATGATCAAGCACATTACAACTTTACGGTGCAACAGTTAAACAGCTAACCGAAAGAACAGACATCTAAGATGTTGAGatcacaaaatatgaatttAACAATTTACCTAAACATGATGTTTCAAAAATATGTTTTCAAGGCAACAATCCCAAGTGGTCGCTATTCCAAACTGAAGCAGATATTACACGCAACAAAATGACCGCAAGCAAGCACAGCAATAGAATGGTCTTCGCACACAGCACGTATAGGCACAAATTAAAAGGACATGTAGTAGAAGATTAAAACAACAGCATGCTTATCCTATAGATGCATCATGCAGAGGTACGTACAGAGGCAACTAGATATTATGGCTGAAATATCTACAGGTCAGATATGAAACTCATGTAATTTTCACCACATGGATTAGTAGAGAAAATATCATCTAGTTCCGCCAAAATCTTGCTGTATATCGCACAAAAAATCTTGATGGCTGTAGGCAATAATTTAACAGATGGGGAAAATAGAAACTTAAAAACTTCCTGTGTTCATTAATGAGATAGTCTAACAAGTAAACgtttccaaagaaagagaaagatacAGTCTTAATAAACAcagaaaaaaggaagaagataatACCTATCACCTTTGCCATCAAATTCCAAATGTGCCTGTAACCTTGTTTCTCAATTGAAAGTTATGATAAATCCGGGAAAACAAATTTTCTGACTACAAAATTGAAAATCCTGTGCCCCATATCCTGAAGTGGGGATACCATCTGTCTTATAACAATCATATCCTCTACTTAACTAGTAATctcatttcctttttcttcatcATCAACACCGTTACAATTTCTAACTACAAAGATCAATGTAGTTACCAACTCGCTACAGATCTAGTTTCTTTTTCATGGCTTCATATACCATATATGTAATGCTTGCAGCTGGAACAACTTTGAGAAGATTTGGAAACAATCCCTTGTAGAAACCTCTATAGCCTTCGTGTTGAATGGTTCTCCAGAATACATCAGACATTCCCTTATATGCAGTAGCTGTATTAGAACGTTGAGCTTGCAATCTGGAAAGCAATAAATATATTAAACCCAACAGAAAATTCACCGGAATAGCAAAAGTTAAGAAGTGAAAAATTCAAGTAGCTTGGATGTGCACTcttcaataaaaataaacaaccaCAGTAGTGGAAGACTTCAGCCATGAAATGGTACCTTGTTCGGATAACCTGCAATGGATAAACACATGTTGCTCCTAGAGCTCCAGATATTGTCCCACATCCCAGCTGGATAAGAGGACCAGGTTCTGGAAAAAAGTGAAGATTTTAAAAGGCAATTCACTAAATGGTAGAAAGAGCGTTATCGAGATGAAAAGGATAAGGAAAGgagaattaaaaaccaaaaaaaaaaataaccagaGAACTGTACCACTATTATCGTGAAGAAAATATGTCTTTGACATATCTTTTAAGGTCTCATAGGCTGCAAGGTCGATGCCAGCGTAGGGGACAATGCCAAGAAGTGACGGAAACAGGCCTTTATAGAAGGCCCGAGGTCCCTCATGAATCCATATTTCTTTAGTTAATGTCCTCAACTGAGGACTCTTTCCAGCTTCTGAAGTGCAAGTCTGTAACCGAGTTTTCACAAGATCCAAGGGATAGATAGAAGTTTGTGCCACTGCACCTGCCATACCACCAGCCAAAAGTCTACCAGCAGTACCAATATCAGACTCGTCTGCCCCCATATTATCTCCAATGACCTTCTTTAACATTTCATAAGTATAGAACTTGAGCGCACTTTCAGGTGCTACCTTCACAACATTTATTCCGTTACCTCGGAAAAACCCCAGAATACCGTCATCCTTCAATATCTTCTTGATAGCTGGTACTACAGAAGCACGAGATGTCTGAACTTGCAAAACCACTTTCAAGCGATCAAGAGGAGCAGTGGCAGTACGAGAAGCAGCTCCAGCTACAGCCCCTGCAATAAAGTATCTGCTCCTATGAACATGCCTACCAATTCCTTCTGGAATAACAGCCTGCTCTCCAATATCCACAAGAAACACCCTTTCCCAGTGATGATATATATTCTCAATTGTTGCTTCATGCGGATAAAGTAGTAGAAAATCTCTCCATTCTTCAAAAGTTATAATTCCATTGTTATCCTTATCAACATGCTCCACAAAACGCGCAAGTTCCTCATCATCCATTTCAATCCCTACAAATTAAAAACTGCCAGGGCTTATAagatggaaaataaaaaatcttccCAATTAAAGTCTACGGAAAAGGAAACCCTCTCGCTTTCGTTTTCTCCTGAACAGTTTTGGGAAATAATACTACAGTCATAGCTCTACATTCCCATCAAGCTCAACGTAGAACATGATGGTAAAAATGCTCCCTAGTGGAAATTATATTACAATCAGAGCAATACTATAAATGATGCCTCAAAGCAAGAAACCAATCCTCCTCAATCTACAGGCGAAACTATGAACTAGCATGTAAAAGTTAACGAATTTTCCCAATTTCGAAACAAAAGAAAGTATAGTTGGGCATACCAGCCTTGACAAGGGCATCCCAAAGCTCCTCCGGCAGAATGCAGCCGTTGTGCTCAACATCAATGGCCTGAAAAATGCGGTAGAGCTCGAGCTCCTTGTCATCCATGTACCGCCGGAACTCAAGATAATCGACCCTTCCATCCCTGTTAGCATCACAGACCTTCAGAAGATCATTGGCGTACTTGTATTCAGGCGGAATCTGAAGGGCCGACAATCCGGCCTCGATCTGAGAATAATCCAAATACCCAAGATCCTCAGCATCGAAGAAATTGAAAAGGCTTCGAATTCGGACGTCCCTGTCCTCCTTGGTCTCGCGCAAGGCTAGAAGAACGTGATCCATCGAAATGGGTCCGCTTTTTTTGACCGGATTGCAACATCCTTCGGCTTTGGCGGTGGCAGTGGACTTGTTCGCATCCACGTTGGCGAAGCCGACATGCTCTGCCGCGGCCGGCTTTGCCCCTGACATAAGAACCCAATTCTtctttccccttcttcttcaatgttcttcGAGCTTCTTCAATGGCGGATCAAATCGATCACAACCCACAATAAAGGTATGAGATTTGCGGATTTTGGGCAAATGGGTTGGTGGGTTTTGGGTTGTTCGATCATAAATTCTTCAGCCATCACCATTCAGCAACGATAGAAACAGGATAGAGGAAATGAGGGTTGGGAGAGATGGGTCCTCATCCTCTTCTTCAATGTGAGAGATTGGGTGGATTGAAGATTGGATTTTTGGATTGAATTTAACGGTAATTAAGGAACGGTAACACAGAATATAACAGCCGTgggtatatatacatatataatatctGCCGTATATAAATACGAGAGGAGGGAGGAGCCGAAGATTGTATGATATGAAACTGACGGAGAAGGATCGCTCTGGAATGGAAGTGGATATTCTTCCTCGTGTTTGGTCGCCCTTCACTCCTTCACTTGCCTTTTtcgttttt of Malus sylvestris chromosome 6, drMalSylv7.2, whole genome shotgun sequence contains these proteins:
- the LOC126626580 gene encoding calcium-dependent mitochondrial ATP-magnesium/phosphate carrier protein 2-like isoform X2, coding for MDDEELARFVEHVDKDNNGIITFEEWRDFLLLYPHEATIENIYHHWERVFLVDIGEQAVIPEGIGRHVHRSRYFIAGAVAGAASRTATAPLDRLKVVLQVQTSRASVVPAIKKILKDDGILGFFRGNGINVVKVAPESALKFYTYEMLKKVIGDNMGADESDIGTAGRLLAGGMAGAVAQTSIYPLDLVKTRLQTCTSEAGKSPQLRTLTKEIWIHEGPRAFYKGLFPSLLGIVPYAGIDLAAYETLKDMSKTYFLHDNSEPGPLIQLGCGTISGALGATCVYPLQVIRTRLQAQRSNTATAYKGMSDVFWRTIQHEGYRGFYKGLFPNLLKVVPAASITYMVYEAMKKKLDL
- the LOC126626580 gene encoding calcium-dependent mitochondrial ATP-magnesium/phosphate carrier protein 2-like isoform X1, which produces MSGAKPAAAEHVGFANVDANKSTATAKAEGCCNPVKKSGPISMDHVLLALRETKEDRDVRIRSLFNFFDAEDLGYLDYSQIEAGLSALQIPPEYKYANDLLKVCDANRDGRVDYLEFRRYMDDKELELYRIFQAIDVEHNGCILPEELWDALVKAGIEMDDEELARFVEHVDKDNNGIITFEEWRDFLLLYPHEATIENIYHHWERVFLVDIGEQAVIPEGIGRHVHRSRYFIAGAVAGAASRTATAPLDRLKVVLQVQTSRASVVPAIKKILKDDGILGFFRGNGINVVKVAPESALKFYTYEMLKKVIGDNMGADESDIGTAGRLLAGGMAGAVAQTSIYPLDLVKTRLQTCTSEAGKSPQLRTLTKEIWIHEGPRAFYKGLFPSLLGIVPYAGIDLAAYETLKDMSKTYFLHDNSEPGPLIQLGCGTISGALGATCVYPLQVIRTRLQAQRSNTATAYKGMSDVFWRTIQHEGYRGFYKGLFPNLLKVVPAASITYMVYEAMKKKLDL